In Synechococcus sp. UW69, the following are encoded in one genomic region:
- a CDS encoding sodium:solute symporter family protein, with protein MSADSVPFLQPGIAWALVVLFSVLWVALGIAWGRRGQGNADDYMLAGRNIGLALSTATLMASWVTGNTTLLAPEFGYKTGLWGMFSYALAGLGLILFAPLASRIKQLMPNGRTSGDFIRLRYGRLAWWVFMVITAIYTLGFLMTQAMGAGLLLQALSGFDYHVGMVVVIGVATIYTLFGGMRAVIGTDFIQSLLIMVLLAVVAVLAFRQFPMPEVHASLLARHPDRLDLLLPAGLLIAWNSALFSMGEVFHNNIWWSRVFASRRSVVMTSFVLGGVAWMSVPMVTGSIGLVALARELPLEQVNMVFPVMAADLLGAGGAALVFVVVFASLTSTLDSLLASTADLLAEDVYFRLLRPQASDVQLKQAARLMVVGLAVVTLALSWPRLDSLASVLFFTGALVASTVWPVACGLYWRTANRRAAIAAMLAGSVVGLLAYVLIAPYCAAVFSAGVSAIVMLVGSRTWPERFDFILLQEEG; from the coding sequence ATGTCCGCTGACTCGGTTCCCTTCCTCCAGCCCGGGATTGCCTGGGCGCTGGTGGTGTTGTTCTCCGTTCTCTGGGTTGCCCTCGGGATTGCCTGGGGTCGGCGTGGTCAAGGCAATGCCGATGACTACATGCTGGCGGGGCGCAACATTGGGCTGGCCCTGAGCACGGCCACGTTGATGGCTTCCTGGGTCACCGGCAACACCACGTTGCTTGCCCCTGAATTCGGCTACAAGACCGGGCTTTGGGGCATGTTCAGCTATGCCCTGGCAGGGCTTGGACTGATCCTGTTTGCCCCCCTGGCTTCGCGGATCAAGCAGTTGATGCCCAACGGGCGCACCAGCGGCGATTTCATTCGGTTGCGTTACGGGCGCCTGGCGTGGTGGGTGTTCATGGTGATCACCGCTATTTACACCCTGGGTTTTCTGATGACCCAGGCGATGGGTGCCGGACTGCTGCTGCAGGCCCTTTCAGGCTTCGATTACCACGTGGGGATGGTGGTGGTCATTGGTGTCGCCACGATTTACACCCTGTTCGGGGGGATGCGGGCCGTGATCGGCACCGATTTCATCCAGTCGCTCTTGATCATGGTGTTGTTGGCGGTGGTGGCGGTGCTCGCTTTCCGGCAATTCCCGATGCCCGAGGTGCATGCATCGTTGCTTGCCCGGCATCCCGATCGGCTTGATCTGCTGTTGCCTGCTGGTTTGTTGATCGCGTGGAATTCCGCCCTCTTCTCGATGGGCGAGGTGTTTCACAACAACATCTGGTGGTCTCGGGTTTTCGCGAGCCGTCGCTCGGTGGTGATGACCTCCTTTGTGTTGGGGGGGGTCGCCTGGATGAGCGTGCCGATGGTGACGGGCTCCATCGGGCTGGTGGCATTGGCGCGTGAGTTGCCTCTCGAGCAGGTGAACATGGTGTTCCCAGTGATGGCAGCTGATCTGCTCGGCGCCGGCGGCGCTGCTCTGGTGTTTGTGGTGGTGTTTGCGTCGCTCACCTCCACCCTGGATTCGCTGCTGGCATCCACTGCCGATCTTCTGGCGGAGGATGTGTACTTCCGGTTATTGCGGCCCCAGGCCAGTGACGTGCAGCTCAAGCAGGCTGCGCGGCTGATGGTGGTGGGGTTGGCGGTCGTCACGTTGGCGCTGTCATGGCCGCGGCTTGATTCTTTGGCGTCGGTGCTGTTCTTCACCGGTGCCCTGGTGGCCTCCACGGTCTGGCCAGTGGCCTGCGGCCTGTACTGGCGCACGGCCAACCGCAGGGCTGCCATTGCGGCCATGCTCGCCGGCAGTGTTGTTGGCCTGCTCGCCTATGTGCTGATTGCGCCCTACTGCGCCGCTGTGTTTTCGGCGGGTGTGTCAGCAATCGTGATGCTGGTCGGCAGTCGCACGTGGCCGGAACGGTTTGACTTCATTTTGTTGCAGGAGGAGGGATGA
- a CDS encoding circularly permuted type 2 ATP-grasp protein encodes MFTDYKPTVGFDEYFCSDTARPRDDLATLLASLGQMGLPELNRSHASASQLLRRLGATFRLNDSGLKGSERILPFDPLPRLIGRSDWINLERGLLQRLEAIDCFLADIYGHQQILNDGVIPREDVESSSGWRPQMQGISLPLNRWCHISGLDLIRDGNGTWRVLEDNLRCPSGVAYFLENRRVMKRLFPGLFEGRAVQPIDAYPSHLLRTLQDLAPWSESPRVAILTPGVFNSAYFEHSYLAQQMGIALVEGRDLVCEDGRVWMRSTNGLKPVDVIYRRIDDDFLDPTVFRQDSMLGVPGLINVLRQGRVAIANAPGTGVADDKLIYAHVPAMIRYYLDEEPIIENVPTYLCARPDDQRYVLDHLEQLVVKSVAEAGGYGMLIGPQASRSELADFDTKIRANPRNFIAQPTLQLSTVPSLSDGELYPCHVDLRPYVLRGSNSWVSPGGLTRVALKRGSLVVNSSQGGGCKDTWIVDDQRMSAPQPKEAVPC; translated from the coding sequence ATGTTCACCGACTACAAACCCACGGTCGGCTTCGACGAATATTTCTGCAGTGACACGGCGAGGCCTCGCGACGATCTGGCCACCCTGCTTGCATCGCTGGGGCAGATGGGATTGCCCGAGCTCAACCGCAGTCATGCCTCCGCCAGCCAGCTGCTGCGTCGCCTCGGTGCCACGTTCCGCCTGAACGATTCCGGCCTCAAGGGCAGTGAACGGATTCTTCCTTTCGATCCCTTGCCCCGACTGATCGGCCGCAGCGACTGGATCAACCTGGAGCGGGGACTGCTGCAACGCCTGGAAGCCATCGACTGCTTCCTCGCCGACATCTACGGCCACCAGCAGATCCTCAACGACGGTGTGATCCCGCGGGAAGACGTGGAAAGTTCCTCCGGCTGGCGACCTCAGATGCAGGGCATCAGCCTGCCCCTCAACCGCTGGTGCCACATCTCCGGACTCGACCTGATCCGCGACGGCAATGGCACCTGGCGTGTCCTGGAAGACAACCTGCGCTGCCCGTCAGGGGTGGCCTACTTCCTCGAGAATCGTCGGGTGATGAAACGGTTGTTCCCTGGCCTGTTCGAGGGCCGTGCCGTTCAACCGATCGACGCCTATCCCTCCCATCTGCTGCGCACCCTTCAGGACCTGGCGCCCTGGAGTGAAAGCCCTCGCGTGGCAATCCTGACGCCCGGGGTGTTCAACAGCGCCTATTTCGAGCACAGCTATCTGGCCCAGCAGATGGGCATTGCACTGGTTGAGGGACGGGACCTGGTCTGCGAAGACGGCCGGGTGTGGATGCGCAGCACCAACGGGCTCAAGCCCGTGGATGTGATCTACCGCCGTATCGACGACGATTTTCTCGATCCCACCGTGTTCCGGCAGGACTCGATGCTGGGGGTGCCGGGCCTGATCAACGTGCTTAGGCAAGGACGGGTCGCCATCGCCAATGCCCCCGGCACCGGCGTCGCCGACGACAAGCTGATCTACGCCCATGTGCCGGCAATGATCCGCTACTACCTCGATGAGGAGCCGATCATCGAGAACGTTCCCACCTATCTCTGTGCCCGGCCCGACGATCAGCGCTATGTGCTCGACCACCTCGAGCAACTGGTGGTGAAATCGGTGGCGGAAGCCGGGGGCTACGGAATGCTGATCGGCCCCCAGGCCAGCCGATCGGAACTGGCTGACTTCGACACCAAGATCCGTGCGAATCCCCGCAACTTCATCGCGCAGCCCACACTGCAGCTCTCCACCGTGCCATCCCTCAGTGATGGTGAGCTGTATCCCTGCCACGTGGATCTGCGCCCCTATGTGCTGCGCGGCTCAAACAGCTGGGTGAGCCCAGGGGGGCTGACGCGGGTGGCCCTCAAGCGGGGCTCACTGGTGGTGAATTCATCCCAAGGGGGCGGCTGTAAGGACACCTGGATCGTCGACGACCAGCGGATGTCGGCACCGCAACCAAAGGAGGCTGTGCCGTGTTGA
- a CDS encoding molybdenum cofactor guanylyltransferase: protein MRVCLLSGGSSRRMGRDKALLPHPSGGVWLTALVDQLLPLGYPVQVLSRHRQHAEVLGLRPGCSVLLEPPPWNGPLQALARVLPLPPGEALLVLPVDMPRLRTAVFLQLIAAWNCAPEQAAVAHDGLRLQPLLAVIPSGSPFRSCLDQQLQRGELRWMDWLMRVPHQSVQLPAEALLNANCSADLSALEG, encoded by the coding sequence TTGCGGGTTTGTTTGCTCAGTGGCGGTAGCAGCCGTCGCATGGGGCGTGACAAAGCGCTGTTGCCCCATCCATCCGGTGGTGTTTGGCTAACGGCGTTGGTCGACCAGCTGCTGCCCTTGGGGTATCCGGTGCAGGTGTTGAGTCGCCATCGCCAGCATGCAGAGGTGCTGGGGCTCCGACCCGGATGTTCCGTGCTGTTGGAGCCCCCTCCTTGGAATGGCCCCCTGCAGGCGCTTGCCAGGGTGCTGCCGCTTCCGCCCGGGGAGGCGTTGCTGGTGCTTCCGGTGGACATGCCGCGCTTGCGGACGGCTGTATTTCTTCAGCTCATCGCGGCCTGGAACTGTGCTCCTGAGCAAGCAGCGGTGGCCCATGACGGTCTGCGGCTGCAGCCGTTGTTGGCGGTGATTCCTTCAGGCTCCCCCTTTCGCTCCTGTCTCGATCAGCAATTGCAACGTGGAGAGTTGCGCTGGATGGACTGGTTGATGCGTGTTCCTCATCAGTCGGTGCAGTTGCCTGCAGAGGCTCTGCTGAATGCCAATTGCTCAGCAGATCTGTCAGCGTTGGAAGGATGA
- a CDS encoding GTP 3',8-cyclase MoaA, producing MSTSLPLADRFNRPLGVLRLSLTARCNLACPYCRPDVDDPPGLLTLEQQMRVIRVASRLGTQTLRLTGGEPLLSRRLLPLLEAVAQARRRRSDPLAGLEVVALTSNGVLLSEPMARSLRAAGLNRITISLDAAEGEAAARMAGLQGGAVAGERLVRKVQDGISAARAAGFDPSAGELKLNAVIQRGMNDDQLLPLAGLARQQGVELRLIEFMDVGNRNQWRLDQVLPAAQMVERIHARWPLEPLGRPRGGTAQRWNYRDGAGSIGVIASISEPFCGDCNRLRVTADGQAFTCLFSAHGMDLKPVLSSEPCLEQAMRDLWQRRQDRYSEERDPEAGASTHAEMAYLGG from the coding sequence ATGAGCACCTCGCTGCCGCTCGCAGATCGTTTCAACCGGCCCCTCGGAGTACTGCGGCTGTCGCTGACGGCCCGCTGCAATCTCGCCTGTCCGTACTGCCGTCCGGATGTGGATGATCCCCCTGGCTTGCTCACGCTTGAGCAGCAAATGCGCGTTATTCGTGTTGCCTCGCGCCTTGGAACCCAAACGCTACGGCTCACGGGTGGAGAGCCGTTGTTGAGCCGTCGGTTGTTGCCCTTGCTTGAGGCGGTGGCGCAGGCCCGGAGGCGTCGATCAGATCCCTTAGCAGGTCTTGAAGTGGTGGCGCTGACCAGCAATGGGGTTTTGCTTTCGGAACCGATGGCTCGGTCGCTGCGCGCAGCAGGGTTGAATCGCATCACCATCAGCTTGGATGCAGCAGAAGGGGAGGCAGCAGCGCGCATGGCTGGTCTCCAGGGTGGCGCTGTCGCCGGTGAACGGTTGGTGCGCAAGGTGCAGGACGGCATTTCGGCGGCTCGTGCCGCTGGTTTTGACCCCTCGGCCGGTGAACTCAAGCTCAACGCCGTCATCCAACGGGGGATGAATGATGATCAACTTCTTCCCTTGGCCGGTTTGGCGCGGCAGCAGGGGGTGGAGCTGCGCTTGATTGAGTTCATGGATGTGGGCAACCGCAACCAGTGGAGGCTGGACCAGGTGCTGCCGGCGGCGCAGATGGTGGAGCGCATTCACGCCCGTTGGCCGCTCGAACCCCTGGGGCGCCCCAGGGGTGGCACGGCACAGCGTTGGAACTATCGCGATGGCGCCGGATCCATCGGTGTGATCGCCTCCATCAGTGAGCCGTTCTGTGGAGATTGCAACCGGTTGCGTGTCACCGCCGATGGGCAGGCGTTCACCTGTTTGTTCTCCGCTCATGGCATGGATCTCAAGCCTGTGCTCTCGTCGGAGCCTTGCCTCGAGCAGGCCATGCGCGATCTCTGGCAGCGGCGCCAGGACCGCTACAGCGAGGAGCGTGATCCAGAGGCCGGTGCGTCAACGCATGCGGAGATGGCGTATCTGGGGGGCTGA
- the asnB gene encoding asparagine synthase (glutamine-hydrolyzing) translates to MCGIGGVFNADRRQTVDRQLLVNMAAIQAHRGPDGFGVEVLDQAGVGFCHARLSIIDLNESRGRQPFLTDDGEVLMAHNGEFYDFQRIRADLTAQGVRFSSKSDSEILLRLYQRQGLEATLPLLRGEFAFALFDRAEDCLYLVRDRFGIKPQYWVMTPEGLVFGSELKVLFAHPAVERRFTSEGLFHQLMQTMVPGTTAFAGVQQVKPGHVLKVQRANGRLEVSETTYWDVDFPRQDQRDRRLTEADHIAAVRASLLEAVELRMVADVPVGCYLSGGIDSCSILGLASAVSQAPVKAFTIGFDDARYDESPIAQEMAEATGAEQDLMRLSGQELYGHMERTIWHAERTIYNTLAVAKFLMSRHVSNVDYKVVMTGEGSDELFGGYPAFRRDMFLHGLDDLPQEERASWETLLQQSNALVQGAMLAENQVDDPDLDAVVGFTPSCLQPWLACAPLVPELLAESHAAALQDYSPGKAIAEQLDADQLEGRHALDKAQYVWIKTMLEGQILTWGGDRVDMANSMEARPAFLDHHLAAVAVQVPPELRIKGKTEKYVLREAMAGLLPEVLYRREKFAFMAPPAHTEPEKWEQMKQLADDYLSDEAIDAAGLLSKAGVSALFARHADPATTDAERVQMDAVINHLLGVQMLHRMFVAEDVPALARREADRLGWRVLMPV, encoded by the coding sequence ATGTGCGGAATCGGAGGTGTTTTCAACGCAGACCGTCGTCAGACGGTGGACCGCCAGCTGCTGGTCAACATGGCAGCGATCCAGGCCCATCGTGGGCCCGATGGCTTTGGCGTGGAGGTGCTTGATCAGGCTGGTGTTGGTTTCTGCCATGCCCGCCTCTCGATCATCGATCTGAACGAGTCACGTGGCCGTCAGCCCTTTCTCACCGATGACGGTGAGGTGCTGATGGCGCACAACGGTGAGTTTTACGACTTTCAACGCATCAGGGCGGACCTCACCGCCCAGGGGGTGCGCTTCAGCAGCAAGAGCGATTCCGAGATCCTGCTCCGGCTTTATCAGCGCCAGGGCTTGGAGGCGACCTTGCCTCTATTGCGCGGGGAATTTGCCTTTGCGTTGTTTGATCGCGCGGAGGATTGCCTTTACCTGGTGCGGGATCGCTTCGGCATCAAACCGCAGTACTGGGTGATGACGCCTGAGGGTCTGGTGTTTGGTTCCGAGTTGAAAGTGCTGTTCGCGCATCCGGCGGTGGAACGACGCTTCACGTCGGAGGGTCTGTTCCACCAGTTGATGCAGACCATGGTTCCTGGCACCACTGCCTTTGCTGGGGTGCAGCAGGTGAAGCCTGGCCATGTGCTGAAGGTGCAACGTGCGAATGGGCGGCTGGAGGTGTCGGAGACGACCTACTGGGATGTCGATTTTCCGCGTCAGGATCAGCGCGATCGCCGCCTCACGGAGGCCGACCACATCGCTGCTGTCCGGGCGTCCTTGCTGGAGGCGGTCGAGCTGCGCATGGTGGCCGACGTGCCTGTGGGCTGTTATCTCTCCGGTGGCATCGACAGTTGTTCGATTCTCGGTTTGGCGTCAGCTGTCAGCCAGGCACCGGTGAAGGCGTTCACGATCGGATTCGATGACGCCCGTTACGACGAGTCGCCGATTGCTCAGGAGATGGCCGAGGCCACGGGGGCTGAGCAGGATCTGATGCGTCTCTCCGGTCAGGAGCTCTATGGCCATATGGAGCGCACCATCTGGCATGCGGAGCGAACGATCTACAACACCTTGGCGGTGGCGAAGTTCTTGATGAGTCGCCATGTCAGCAACGTTGACTACAAGGTCGTGATGACCGGTGAAGGGTCAGACGAGTTGTTCGGCGGTTATCCCGCCTTTCGCCGCGACATGTTCCTCCACGGTCTGGATGACTTGCCTCAGGAGGAGCGCGCCAGCTGGGAAACCTTGCTTCAGCAGTCCAATGCCCTGGTGCAGGGAGCGATGCTCGCTGAAAACCAGGTGGACGATCCCGACCTCGATGCGGTGGTTGGCTTTACCCCCAGTTGCCTGCAGCCGTGGCTGGCCTGTGCGCCCTTGGTGCCGGAGCTTCTGGCGGAGTCTCATGCTGCAGCCCTGCAGGATTACTCCCCGGGTAAAGCGATTGCTGAGCAATTGGATGCGGATCAACTTGAAGGGCGCCATGCCTTGGACAAGGCCCAGTACGTCTGGATCAAGACCATGTTGGAGGGCCAGATCTTGACCTGGGGCGGTGACCGGGTCGACATGGCCAATTCCATGGAGGCCCGACCGGCCTTCCTGGATCACCATCTGGCCGCTGTTGCCGTGCAAGTGCCTCCCGAACTGCGGATTAAGGGAAAAACCGAGAAATACGTGTTGCGGGAAGCCATGGCGGGTTTGTTGCCGGAGGTGTTGTATCGGCGTGAGAAGTTCGCCTTCATGGCGCCGCCAGCCCATACGGAGCCCGAGAAGTGGGAGCAGATGAAGCAACTCGCCGATGACTACCTCAGTGATGAGGCGATCGATGCCGCTGGTTTATTGAGCAAGGCTGGCGTTAGCGCCTTGTTTGCACGTCATGCGGACCCTGCCACCACCGATGCGGAGCGTGTGCAGATGGATGCCGTGATCAATCATCTGCTGGGTGTGCAGATGTTGCACCGGATGTTTGTGGCAGAGGACGTGCCAGCCCTGGCCCGTCGGGAGGCCGACCGCCTGGGGTGGCGGGTGCTGATGCCCGTTTGA
- a CDS encoding redox protein — protein sequence MFELLAYERFRDTPSVRFFDVTVDTSNARDLVIHSGPAVSPPNDPESGAWQFYLHPHQEDNLLAASGGRTFFLVNLAWEQPFHIVRLESGGDILRIPPGTFHRSISDPDGSVVLNQAVREEGVSLVREFRVYNSAEIPALMAATLSSARKPQLHGVEPLLQAA from the coding sequence ATGTTCGAACTGCTGGCCTACGAGCGCTTTCGCGACACCCCATCGGTTCGTTTTTTCGACGTGACTGTGGACACCTCGAACGCGCGTGACTTGGTGATTCACAGCGGTCCGGCGGTGTCGCCACCCAACGACCCTGAGAGCGGAGCCTGGCAGTTTTATTTGCATCCCCACCAGGAAGACAATTTGCTGGCGGCTAGTGGCGGGAGAACCTTCTTTTTGGTGAATCTGGCCTGGGAGCAGCCGTTTCACATCGTTCGGCTGGAGAGTGGTGGTGACATCCTTCGCATTCCCCCCGGCACCTTCCACCGCTCGATTTCCGATCCCGATGGCTCTGTCGTTCTGAACCAGGCGGTCCGTGAGGAGGGCGTCTCTCTTGTGCGGGAATTTCGCGTCTACAACAGCGCCGAGATCCCGGCCTTGATGGCTGCAACCCTTAGCTCTGCTCGGAAGCCCCAGTTGCATGGGGTGGAACCTCTGCTTCAGGCGGCCTGA
- a CDS encoding alpha-E domain-containing protein yields MLSRVADSLYWINRYLERAENVSRFLEVSEAMALDCPPGSAEPWLPLVEVTGDRNRFDAAYPDATPKQVVRFLLLDRSNPNSIVSCIAMARENARQIRDVITTEMWEQINDLHWSLQDDEDIWREPVQEQLQIIRRGCQLVYGITDTTLSRDLSWLFSQLGRLIERADKTSRILDVKYFLLLPSTEEVGGVLDELQWITLLRTAGAYQMYRQSVQQAISPASVARFLLLDPFFPRSVRYCLQGISDTLQQIQQHPSQDTPDDLDCLRGQLLARWSYVRIDNLIESGLHQAIDRLQQDLNQLHNLIQTRYFTSADLRSTPTDPACALSSFTA; encoded by the coding sequence GTGTTGAGTCGCGTTGCCGATTCGCTCTACTGGATCAACCGCTATCTGGAACGCGCCGAAAACGTCTCACGTTTTCTGGAAGTGAGTGAAGCGATGGCGCTGGACTGCCCTCCGGGGAGCGCAGAACCATGGTTGCCGTTGGTGGAGGTGACAGGGGATCGGAACCGCTTCGACGCGGCCTATCCCGATGCCACTCCCAAACAAGTGGTGCGCTTCCTACTGCTGGACCGCAGCAATCCCAACAGCATCGTGAGCTGCATTGCGATGGCTCGGGAAAATGCAAGGCAGATCAGGGATGTGATCACCACGGAAATGTGGGAGCAGATCAATGATCTGCATTGGAGCCTGCAAGACGACGAAGACATCTGGCGGGAACCCGTGCAGGAGCAACTGCAGATCATCCGCCGCGGCTGCCAGCTTGTGTACGGGATCACCGACACCACACTGAGCCGCGATCTGAGCTGGCTGTTCAGCCAGCTGGGACGTCTGATCGAACGCGCTGACAAAACCTCCCGCATCCTCGACGTCAAATACTTCCTGCTGCTGCCGTCCACCGAGGAGGTCGGCGGGGTGCTGGATGAACTGCAGTGGATCACCCTGCTGCGCACAGCGGGCGCGTATCAGATGTACCGCCAAAGCGTCCAACAAGCGATCAGCCCCGCATCGGTGGCCCGCTTTTTGCTGCTGGATCCATTTTTTCCTCGGTCGGTGCGCTACTGCCTCCAGGGCATCAGCGACACCTTGCAACAGATCCAGCAGCACCCGAGCCAAGACACGCCGGATGATCTCGACTGCTTACGCGGCCAGCTCCTGGCCCGCTGGAGCTACGTGCGGATCGACAACCTGATCGAATCCGGTCTGCATCAAGCGATTGACCGGCTTCAGCAGGACCTCAACCAACTCCACAACCTGATCCAGACCCGCTACTTCACCAGCGCTGACCTCCGTTCCACCCCCACCGATCCCGCATGCGCGCTCTCATCGTTCACCGCCTGA
- a CDS encoding transglutaminase family protein, which yields MRALIVHRLTYRYDAPVHLGEHRLCLRPRGQGFQTLLEHQLSVLPEPEQRRELVAASGDEIQRLRFLGSTDELIFEARSLVETRPAPPLQSCFNGLEPPLPYPQGQLNSDLQGALEGWLPNGQHEPAAIDLTQEALMGSNQQTLAFLRQLIDLIQERVKYTQRHVGPAWPAGRTLRERIGSCRDLAMLMVACSRVVGLPARFVSGYQLQQPPPKEYDLHAWAEVYLPGAGWRGFDPSAGMEINERYVVLATSSKPELTAAVSGSFSGPPGTASELNWQIQITEEASGTETCSRNLVQAA from the coding sequence ATGCGCGCTCTCATCGTTCACCGCCTGACGTATCGGTATGACGCCCCGGTGCATTTGGGGGAGCATCGCCTCTGTCTGAGACCCCGGGGACAAGGGTTCCAGACCCTTCTGGAGCATCAACTCAGCGTGCTGCCGGAACCGGAGCAACGTCGGGAACTGGTGGCCGCCAGCGGCGACGAAATCCAACGGCTCCGCTTTCTCGGCAGCACCGATGAACTGATCTTTGAAGCCCGCAGCCTGGTGGAGACCCGGCCAGCACCACCGCTGCAGAGCTGCTTCAACGGACTCGAACCACCCTTGCCTTACCCGCAAGGACAACTCAACAGCGATCTGCAGGGAGCCTTAGAAGGCTGGTTGCCGAATGGCCAGCATGAACCCGCAGCCATCGACCTCACCCAGGAAGCCCTAATGGGCAGCAACCAGCAGACCCTGGCCTTTCTGAGGCAACTGATTGACCTGATTCAAGAGCGCGTGAAATACACCCAACGCCATGTGGGGCCGGCCTGGCCAGCGGGCCGAACCCTGCGCGAGCGGATCGGCTCTTGCCGAGATCTGGCCATGCTGATGGTGGCCTGCAGCCGAGTGGTAGGGCTTCCCGCCCGATTCGTGAGCGGCTATCAACTGCAGCAACCTCCCCCGAAGGAATACGACCTGCATGCCTGGGCGGAGGTCTACCTGCCCGGGGCGGGCTGGCGCGGCTTTGATCCCAGTGCCGGCATGGAAATCAACGAGCGCTATGTGGTGCTGGCCACCTCCTCCAAGCCGGAACTCACCGCGGCCGTGAGCGGCAGCTTCAGCGGTCCTCCCGGAACAGCCAGTGAACTGAACTGGCAGATTCAGATCACTGAGGAAGCCTCCGGAACGGAAACCTGCTCACGCAACCTCGTTCAGGCCGCCTGA
- a CDS encoding aspartate carbamoyltransferase, producing MAQANSAVVEASSVQIRFQPMGPDVYGQNQPQELLAAIAEDGEPLLDLVNQHVVSIQPFRPEALLQVFRLAAKFESNPDRYCRHNTPLTGKILINAFYEPSTRTRLSFDSAWHRLGGSSINITDRATTGIAKGESLEDVAHMFNNYGDCVVLRDSDPGAVYAMTSTLRIPIINAGNGIDEHPTQAMADLYTIFKWRPKLAEVEVAAADRIRIGIVGIPSRMRTVRSLLRILAKFPQTVDEVVVIHAPGLESDLQLFDPGQLEELEACGMKVRCSTDLQAEVPDLDVIYINAIAWVGDTYEVHGRGFRLTRDMPFKPEAIVLHPLARGAELSTCLDDTPHNWYFSQARGAVFLRMALLTCMVNRAERVMDVV from the coding sequence ATGGCACAGGCAAATTCAGCAGTAGTTGAAGCGTCGTCGGTACAGATTCGGTTTCAGCCGATGGGTCCCGATGTCTATGGCCAGAACCAACCCCAGGAGCTGCTGGCTGCGATTGCCGAGGACGGAGAGCCGTTGCTGGATCTGGTGAATCAGCATGTGGTGTCGATCCAACCGTTTCGACCCGAGGCCTTGTTGCAGGTGTTTCGGCTGGCGGCGAAATTCGAGAGCAATCCAGATCGGTATTGCCGCCACAACACGCCCCTGACCGGCAAGATTCTGATTAACGCGTTTTACGAGCCGAGCACGCGCACCCGTCTCTCTTTTGACAGTGCCTGGCATCGCCTTGGTGGCAGCTCGATCAACATCACCGACAGAGCTACCACCGGGATTGCCAAGGGCGAGTCCCTTGAAGATGTCGCCCACATGTTCAACAACTACGGCGATTGCGTGGTGCTTCGGGACAGCGATCCCGGTGCTGTTTATGCGATGACGTCAACCCTGCGGATTCCCATCATCAATGCAGGCAACGGCATTGATGAACATCCGACTCAGGCAATGGCGGATCTGTACACCATCTTCAAGTGGCGGCCCAAGCTCGCCGAAGTTGAGGTGGCTGCGGCTGATCGGATTCGCATCGGAATCGTCGGGATTCCATCGCGGATGCGAACGGTTCGCTCACTGCTGAGGATCCTGGCCAAATTCCCGCAGACCGTGGATGAGGTGGTGGTGATTCATGCTCCCGGGTTGGAGTCGGATCTGCAGTTGTTCGACCCTGGGCAGTTGGAGGAGCTCGAGGCTTGCGGCATGAAGGTGCGCTGCAGCACCGATCTACAGGCTGAAGTGCCCGATCTGGATGTCATTTACATCAACGCCATCGCCTGGGTTGGCGATACCTATGAAGTGCACGGGAGAGGATTTCGCCTCACCCGCGACATGCCGTTCAAGCCTGAAGCGATCGTGCTCCATCCCTTGGCGCGGGGAGCGGAACTGAGCACCTGCCTTGATGACACACCCCACAACTGGTATTTCAGCCAGGCCAGGGGAGCTGTGTTCCTGCGGATGGCACTGCTCACCTGCATGGTGAACCGGGCCGAACGCGTCATGGATGTCGTCTGA